Below is a window of Chitinophagales bacterium DNA.
TCAGTTTTCTCATTGTGATCAGTTTTTTTTCTTAAAACCCTTTCATCACAATTTAAAACTTAGCTCAAATCTATTTTTTTTTTTTTGTGAAAAATCCAAACAAATAGCGAAAAAATTTATGCACAATCAGCCCCCTTCCGCAGGCGTGTCGCTTGGTCGGGTGAAAATCATTGAAGCTGTATCAAAAGTCAGGGAAACCGTCATATTGAGCGGAGCGAAATATCTCCACCTAACGATGTATGGCGTTTCGTAGCTTTTTGACAGTTTCATATTTGACGGCAGTCAAAAAGGTATGTTCCGATGAGCCGTGAAATTAAAATCACCCATCCTGGAAGGCTTTTACTATCTCACATTAGCAACAGTGGGTTGGATAGATGTTTTTACCAGAAATTATTACCGCGATGGGTTGTCAGATAGTTTTTCGTCATTGCCGGAAAGAGATGGGAAAAGTTTTCCTTCCGGCAATATCAGCCGGAGGCTGGAAGTTTGTGAACAAGACGAAGCCGAAGGGCCGGAACAAATAAATGTCCTATTTTCAGTTCAGCAGTTTCCGGATAAGAATTTGCTCTCTCGTTTCTATAGTTAGAAAATAAAGCCCGGCATTTAAAAATTCAAGCGGCATCTTCACTGCTGCACCGCCAGAAATGTTGTGCCGCTGTATCAGCCTGCCGCTGATATCCAACACTTTCAACTTTATGATGTCATTTGGCGGAAAAGCCGACAAGTCAATGATTACTTCTGAATATCCTGTTTGCACCTTGAGTTTTTCCCTCAGTGCCTTTTGATCCGCGCTTGAGCAAACGTCAACCATCGTGGTCTGTTCAGCAGTGTCCGCACAGTTTTGCTCATTGATGTAAATGTACTGCACCACTATTATGTTGCCTGTGTCGGCCGATGCCGGATTGAAGACGTTTCCTGTGATGCCGCTTCCAACAAAAGTTCCTCCGGAGGGCGCACCGACTAAATTCACCGGGGGATCGGTATTACAATACTGCAAGGCCAACCCCGAGAAGCTGGCCTCGGGGACGGGATTGACGGTGATCTTGTTGGTGGCCGTATCGCTGCATCCGGTAAAGTCCGTGAAGGTATAGATAATATTGAACGTGCCGATTCCGGCATCCTGAGGATAGAAAATATTGTTATTGACCCCGACACCGAGATAGCTACCTCCCGCAGGCACCCCTCCATACATCGCGAAAGGCGCATCATGCTCACACACCGGAGCAAATGCGTCAAGCGTTACTGCCGGGATGGCGGCTACAACGAGGTCGGTGCCGTTATCGTTGGCCACCAGTGCCGGACTGGAAGACACTACACGCACCCTGTAGCGGGAACCGTTGAGCGTACTCAAAGGAATTGTGCATGGGATAAAACCGGAAGATGTACTTGTGATATTCCCTATTGCTACCGCACCGGAAAAACTACCCGCAGCGTCAGATAGTTCGGCAGTGAACACATTGCCGCTACCGAAAGCGCCTGTGGCTGTGTAATACACTTCAAAGGCCTCGCCCGGACAATAAGGATTGCCGCTGACACTGTCGGTTGTTAGAGTCTGCACACTTGAAGTGCCGGTGATGGTAATGTCGTCCACGCCAAAGCCCGGATCGCTTGCCGAGGCGGTCACCTGGTTCACAAACCGGAATCCGAAGCGTAGCATGGCCTGATTGTCAAATGCCGGGTTAGAGATAGTTGTCTGTGTCCACACGGATTGATTTTTGTACTGTGCAATGGGTGTAGTCAGCAAAGTCCAGTTGACGCCACCGTTGGTGCTGTAATACACTTCTCCATAGTTGTTTGTTCCGCCTACGCCCAGCCACCAGAATGATAAAGTCACATTGCTGAACCCGACAGTAGAAACATCCACATTCATTTTGGCAAAAATGTTTTCTCCCGAGTAGCAAATTCCATCGGCTGCCAGAAAGCAGCAGTTGTGAATGGCGTTGCTTTCAGCCGCATTGCTCACGGTGTGCAAATAATTGCTGTTAGGATTGCCCATGACGCCTGCCGGCTGTGATGCCGTATTTGGAACGGTAAAGCTGAACGGAAAACCCAAACAGGTAAGCATGCCGCTGCCCCCCGCATAATAATTGTTAACCACGAATTTGTTATAGCCGGTTTGCCCCACCGAATTCATATCGGAGGTGTTGAGGTCAAAGGTGAGCATCCCGTTGTCAAAAGACTCGTAGTAAAGGGTAGTCTGTCCTTTAAGAGACAGCGAGAAACTCAACAAAAGGAGAGCAGGCAGGAGGCAACGCATGAGAAATACTGTTTTCCTAAAGCTAATAAAGGGGCGCAAGAATCCGCAAGACCTCCGGTCAACATTTCTTCCGTCACTATCACAAACCGGAAGTGCCGAATTTTTAAATTTGCCTATTCAGGAAATTCAACGTGAAAAATATGCTTCGCAAATTCAGGGGAACCGGAGTGGCGCTCGTTACCCCATTTACCGATGAGGGACAGGTTGATTACGAAGGCTTAAAACGTGTTATTGAACACACCATTAAGGGTAAAGTGGAGTATTTGGTTTCCCTGGGTACCACCGGAGAATCAGTTACTCTCAGCAAAGAAGAGAAATTAAAAGTACTGGAATTTACCATTACCACCGTGAGTGGCCGTGTGCCCCTGGTAGCCGGCTTTGGGGGGAATAATACCGCAGAGGTTGTAGAATCTATAAAAAAATTTCACTTTAACGGGGTTGAAGCAATTTTATCGGTAAGCCCCTATTACAACAAACCTACGCAGGAAGGTATTTACCGCCATTATCGCGCAATAGCTGAAGCATCGCCTGTACCTGTTATCCTGTACAATGTTCCCGGACGCACTGCCTCTAATATAACCGCACAGACTACCTTACGGCTTGCACATGACTGCCCCAATATTATCGGCATTAAAGAAGCCAGCGGAGATTTTTTACAGGTTATGGCAATTTTGCGGGATAAGCCGGAACATTTTTTCGTTGTTTCGGGAGACGATGCGCTAACCCTGCCGCAGGTACTGCTGGGCTGTGATGGAGTTATTTCCGTTGTAGCCAATGCTTTTCCGGCAGAGTTTAGTGAGATGGTTCGGGCTGCATTACATCACGATCTTATCCGGGCACGTAAAATGCAATACCGGCTGCTGGAAATAATGCAACTGCTTTTCCGGGAAGGTAACCCTGCAGGGGTCAAGTGTGCTCTGGAAATTCTGCAGATCTGTGGCAGCGCAGTCAGGCTGCCGCTGGTGCCGGCCAGCGATACCCTCAGAAAGGACCTCAAAGCCGCTATCCTCGCCCTGGAGAACTCAAAGGTACCTGCCTCTTGAAATAATAATTGCCGGAAAGCTTATAGACGCCTCGCAATCATTTCTTATCTTAGAAGTCTATTCTTTTTACCCCATTTGCACATGCGGTTTTTTGAAAAATTGAAATTATATGCCCTTCCGGTGGTCATGCTTGCCTCCCCGGGCTACGTAGCATCCGGCAAAACCGCATCTATTCCTGCATTTGAATACCCGGCAGGCCCTCAATTCACGGAAAATAAAGGACAATGGCACCCTAACGTGCTATACCGACTAAAACTCAACTCCGGAGCTATCTTTTTTGAAAAAAACAGGCTCACCTTTCATCTGGCCAATCCGCATGACCTGGACGAGGCATTTCATCACCATGGTAAACCCTGCAAAGAAGACACCGTAATCATTCATGGCCATGCATTTTACGTGCATTTCCAGGGAGCACAGGCCGCAACAACCGTTTCCGGAAAGGCTGCTTACCCACATTATGAAAATTATTTTATCGGCAATGACCCATCCCGATGGGCCGGGGGCGTGCGTGTTTACCGCGACCTCCTGTATCAGGATATTTATCCTGACATTGATTTGGTGTACAAAAGTGCTGAAGAACATCTGAAATATTCATTCCTAGTAAAGCCAGGCGGTGATCCCTCCCGCATTGCCCTCACGTTTGAAGGTGTGGATAGCCTCTGGGTGCAGAATAATGTGCTGTATTATTCCACCACGGTAAACACCATCCGAGAAGAAGGCCTGTATGCCTACCAGGAACAAGGGGGTAAAAAAATTCCGATACCCTGCTTGTTCAAGCTGCATGCCCGCACGGTGACTTTCCAGTTTCCGCAGGGGTATGATCCATCTCTGCCTCTGATAATAGACCCTTCACTCATTTTTGGAACCTACACCGGTTCACTGGCCGATAACTTTGGATACACCGCTACAGATGACAGACAGGGTAATTTTTATGCCGGAGGCATAGCGCGGGGTTTTGGCTATCCTACTACTCCGGGGGCATTTCAAACCACCTATGCCGGTGGTATTGCTACGGGCAACTTTACCGATGGCTATGATGCAGATATGGCTATCTCAAAGTTCAACAGCACGGGCACTGCGCTTCTTTACTCCACATACATCGGTGGCTCCATCAACGATCAACCGCACAGTCTGGTGGTGAACAGCAATAATGAGCTTTGCGTCTATGGCCGCACCAACTCTCCGGACTTTCCCACTACGGCCGGGGCTTATAACCGCGTGCTGCGTGGAGCCACGGATATCGTGGTGCTTCGCTTGAACCAAACCGGCACTGCGCTGATAGG
It encodes the following:
- the dapA gene encoding 4-hydroxy-tetrahydrodipicolinate synthase, yielding MLRKFRGTGVALVTPFTDEGQVDYEGLKRVIEHTIKGKVEYLVSLGTTGESVTLSKEEKLKVLEFTITTVSGRVPLVAGFGGNNTAEVVESIKKFHFNGVEAILSVSPYYNKPTQEGIYRHYRAIAEASPVPVILYNVPGRTASNITAQTTLRLAHDCPNIIGIKEASGDFLQVMAILRDKPEHFFVVSGDDALTLPQVLLGCDGVISVVANAFPAEFSEMVRAALHHDLIRARKMQYRLLEIMQLLFREGNPAGVKCALEILQICGSAVRLPLVPASDTLRKDLKAAILALENSKVPAS